One Eurosta solidaginis isolate ZX-2024a chromosome 5, ASM4086904v1, whole genome shotgun sequence DNA segment encodes these proteins:
- the LOC137252111 gene encoding CUE domain-containing protein 1 — MASTMQLEFSQAMSDFKTMFPDMDHEVIEAVLRANQGAVDATIDQLLAMSTDNQNEKLRNELDAKTSPQQSLINLYVTAEQQQPVTAQLIDTSDGNSIAIPQNTQQNAAAAANAVLLNLSGGSNSGVANASPNHHNTGASPKQRLVSGNTKSTSSANATPKRSGGGNHHGARRWNPPMLGPLPPTFLRITPCAHEMVVRDFDLPDEQFAMMLQNEEFMNQLRWNQEFMNALEKEQAGKSKGEDDAAFKERLKHMGKVSRKKFLQMARVFTWQRNKKTTTAKQIDSLPLREEPSDDEDHHHQQQTQQQYQQEVTPCPSVYSF, encoded by the coding sequence ATGGCTTCCACAATGCAACTAGAATTCTCACAGGCTATGTCCGACTTCAAAACAATGTTTCCAGACATGGACCATGAGGTAATCGAAGCGGTGCTGCGTGCCAACCAAGGTGCAGTGGATGCCACAATTGATCAGCTGTTGGCTATGTCAACAGATAATCAAAATGAAAAACTACGCAATGAATTGGATGCAAAAACCTCACCACAACAAAGTCTGATCAATTTGTATGTCACAGctgaacaacaacaaccagtCACTGCACAGTTGATTGATACATCAGATGGCAATAGTATTGCAATACCACAAAACACCCAACAAAATGCGGCTGCTGCAGCAAATGCCGTTCTATTGAATCTTAGCGGTGGTAGCAATAGTGGTGTAGCGAATGCGTCACCTAATCATCATAATACAGGTGCATCGCCAAAACAACGTTTGGTAAGTGGTAATACGAAATCAACatcatctgcaaatgcaacacCCAAACGTAGTGGTGGTGGCAATCATCACGGTGCACGACGTTGGAATCCACCTATGCTTGGACCATTACCGCCAACATTCCTGCGTATTACACCGTGCGCTCATGAAATGGTGGTACGCGATTTTGATTTGCCCGATGAACAATTTGCTATGATGTTACAAAATGAGGAGTTTATGAATCAGTTGCGATGGAACCAGGAATTTATGAATGCATTGGAAAAAGAACAAGCCGGTAAGAGTAAAGGAGAGGATGATGCGGCATTTAAGGAGCGCTTGAAACATATGGGTAAAGTTTCACGAAAAAAATTCCTACAAATGGCGCGTGTTTTTACGTGGCAACGTAATAAGAAGACAACAACAGCAAAACAAATTGATTCCTTGCCATTGAGGGAAGAGCCCAGTGATGATGAAGATCATCATCATCAACAGCAAACGCAGCAACAATATCAAC